The Cannabis sativa cultivar Pink pepper isolate KNU-18-1 unplaced genomic scaffold, ASM2916894v1 Contig3, whole genome shotgun sequence genome window below encodes:
- the LOC115703222 gene encoding kinesin-like protein KIN-12D isoform X2: protein MLRDFKFLRGNTGKNDEAENIPVGRNDLLVSRISSDASRAPLNAIQEPTSYTKQEQEMGSGRSKVDKTPSKVKTRVADPALPLRTPDKYGAGISARQRFGWAAQKNELGATAGDLRDDVQVRGAGVSNGGFANMTPRTTTRTVGRAGSNFSETNSTQSTPTKSVSKPPGSSLRSKVDGTGGARQANFAPLYKGTPIPSGSCTVVNTVEVPHFDLKENPSFWMEHNVQVVIRVRPLNSMERSTNGYSRCLKQESFNTISWIGHPETRFTFDHVACETVDQEMLFRMACLPMVENCLSGYNSCMFAYGQTGSGKTYTMLGDIENLEVKPSPHRGMTPRIFEFLFARIQAEEESRRDEKLTYNCKCSFLEIYNEQITDLLDPSCTNLLLREDVKKGVYVENLSEFEVRTVSDIVNLLIQGSSNRKVASTNMNRESSRSHSVFTCVIESRWENDSTTNLRFARLNLVDLAGSERQKTSGAEGERLKEAANINKSLSTLGHVIMVLVDVAQGKPRHIPYRDSRLTFLLQDSLGGNSKTMIIANVSPSICSQAETLNTLKFAQRAKMIQNNAVVNEDSSGDVTTLQHQIRLLKEELSILRRQNVSRSLSFGLPTVEDTRARQEQESGFPGHVCDMDVEDDDLLKTESKGTVRMSTKQLKCLETTLAGALRREQMAETCIKQLEAEIEQLNRLARQREEDTRCTKMMLRFREDKIRRQEALVNGSIPAEIYLQEETRALSEEIQLLQAKLDKNPEVTRFALENIRLLDQLRRFQEFYEEGEREILLSEVSKLRDQLLQFLDGNSIHHSYQNFITEPEEAIYMNKKNDSLTLELEKTVNELEECRRNLKACLDENAKLSRELEDAQSMLINVKPKPSNQVDSVKTTEDSQDLGSLKLNSAVQNQIEEMEAKHESIMTKNAEEIVNLQLELDILKIIFKEDSEQRVTCLNKELERAKEDLFLTIKHHEDTKTELMEAKSVIEAMESQQILSINEMEDLRNTNSRYMQLLSKYEVEIMALQEHLALKELKDVSPTNCSKNDTSLLQEKVTRMQCSLEKAKRLNTWYQNDREFHVSNDEEMDQVRSQVEAETAEVIVCMQEELAILQQQVQDSHLKEVEMRRNLMLSETELKEVDEKVNLLIKDNGSLNAKLKEKDAELRSLSEEWCLLTTEIEAILSDGCELLIDASDQLEHISNSFPQKRIWISEHVGRMVRTISEKELLIEELRRCLEDANNKQSDVESMLKSLRGAAMVITEAHQREFSEKEKDILALTSLLSVKASTIDKLENRLKLQEDELKKASVCATVAFVIVNRLEEVNHHNLDELQQKNIQLTKSEETNMRMDALLCEQVVVVEEAERQIMSLKAELVNLREISSDLKQKLADEQKRNYSMTEKLKDVEENNILVAKEKLAELKYGVSSLKSCMGTHVEQYKSLPRNSPQEDRTSFDGEGAGWIDNEIYQDDEVENEIVEDSGTGISKSSPDIGKKVCFHSCDQDKFKSSPCEEKCDRDTTIILLRREMEYALQSLQEVQVEMEKLRRENKDILKSEQYSRKSMTCFTNQIRNLQTTLTDFEVQSKLKMEVLNQRLEASEQNVVEAGSHLYETRELLELEVDDAKLVAAQKAAEVACILSKFEEAQDTMKEADIMINGLMIANETMKLEVKKLHKINCRLTKDKDILANEVQSLQSINIIKSQQCEQLRSDLSETNALVVELEGMIVEVRASFKENFLLLSSDFGTLKSLLFDTSKLVKTWLDEIWSEIIGRDCAVSVLHLCHMGILLETVTGLNAENGLLQHGMCESNAVIADLKEHNSKSIKELEMCRVMKGKLLCDIKNGFNRISKTEDENKELSAKLTSFDEKISELQLQEELMVQRSNYIGSQLVMLMAELDLSNKNLAASLLDQEKLLQDKEEVFKSQSESFMMEWCVKEFESLILASQLEEMALRKANAEREHSQCCTILEDLKREIILFKVDAELKYQLLRDKEVEVACQFSVLDQQKQKMEEELLLLESSSHELKTDFRKKEAELTRMISFEKENEVLKIEIEKLNAEKSLVLHNLEEKNSDVESYLGQVDVFEKENHRLRDEILILETRVANLETDFQLKTEELHELQLSHYSMTEENVLLEEELVSSKRNKHELLTMASSNIKKCVDLMDSRLNVLNEGGFVNLDEMLKEICETAEKTNEFMEQIEYLKGQCKELEFENKSLQTELLRKDDVLKGLLFDLSLLQESASNTKDQKDEMKELVASLEALEDELLVKSIELDEAMASKEMLEAQLHEKTDRINTLELSISRDCESRDVLRSENLELKAQLEDAFTAKRYAEEDLTETKKVNESLEMELMEMGNAIDCLNDSVESLRSNLGELESERDQLQLEMLGLKNKLEAEQARAEEQEAIAKEAQQIAESKNIYVDEKEAEVKLYERSIEELEYTINVLENKVAIVKEEAERQRLQREELELELHAVKQQTRNVENADADMRSYLHEKEKSLQEAVAQIQILEKDIVEKDSEIAQFKAHISELNLHAEAQASEYKQKFKALEAMAEQVRPEGSSFLHALTSSPKKAEKFVAKPRGSGSPFKCIGLGMVQQIKSERDEDLTAARLRIEELESLVASRQKEIFTLNTKLAAAESMTHDVIRDLLGVKLDMTTYVSLLDNQQVQKITEKARFHDIESQDDQEVVKLKKQLTEFIKERQGWLEEIDRKQAEVVAAQVALEKLRQRDQLLKAENEMLKMENVNHKKKVMELEGEINKLSGQQNLHQRIHHHTKIKEENNTLKTQNADLSTKLRRTEVLLSRVKDELACFRASNGRNPYIDFDEEKRLSSKLKETEEEKLQLAHKLLALCTSILKAAGITKPVNEINPSLAEEVLEQLKNKIASMDREVQDLKYKSKITCERARLCELLPQSSPINSRADEEKRPTPKKVSHAPYFNSDIDR from the exons ATGTTGAGGGATTTCAAATTTTTGCGTGGAAATACTGGGAAGAACGATGAGGCGGAGAACATTCCTGTTGGCCGGAATGATTTATTGGTTAGTAGAATATCTTCGGATGCATCTAGAGCTCCTTTAAACGCTATACAGGAGCCCACTTCATATACCAAGCAAGAACAAGAAATGGGCAGTGGTCGGAGTAAGGTCGATAAGACTCCGAGTAAGGTCAAAACCAGAGTTGCAGATCCAGCATTGCCTCTTCGGACGCCCGACAAGTATGGAGCTGGGATTTCAGCTAGGCAACGATTCGGGTGGGCGGCGCAGAAGAACGAGCTTGGAGCTACTGCCGGTGATTTGCGTGACGATGTACAAGTCCGGGGAGCTGGAGTTAGTAATGGAGGTTTTGCGAACATGACGCCTCGAACTACAACGAGAACAGTTGGGAGAGCTGGTTCGAATTTTTCAGAGACCAATTCCACGCAGAGCACGCCTACTAAAAGCGTTTCTAAACCTCCGGGTTCTAGTCTCCGGAGCAAGGTGGATGGAACTGGTGGTGCCCGACAGGCAAATTTTGCTCCATTGTACAAAGGCACGCCTATTCCTTCTGGTTCGTGTACAGTGGTTAATACAGTCGAAGTTCCTCACTTCGATTTGAAGGAAAATCCATCGTTCTGGATGGAGCACAATGTACAG GTGGTTATTCGTGTTCGTCCTCTTAATAGCATGGAGCGAAGCACAAACGGATACAGTAGGTGCTTGAAGCAAGAAAGCTTTAACACCATTTCTTGGATTGGCCATCCAGAAACTAGGTTCACATTTGACCATGTAGCATGTGAAACAGTAGACCAG GAAATGCTTTTCAGGATGGCCTGTCTTCCCATGGTGGAGAACTGCCTGTCAGGGTACAATAGCTGTATGTTTGCATATGGACAG ACGGGAAGTGGAAAAACATATACAATGCTTGGGGATATTGAAAACTTAGAAGTCAAGCCCAGTCCACATCGGGGAATGACACCACGCatatttgaatttttgtttGCTAGGATCCAAGCT GAAGAGGAAAGCAGGAGGGATGAGAAATTAACATACAATTGCAAGTGTTCTTTCTTAGAGATTTACAATGAACAGATCACAGATCTCCTTGATCCCTCATGTACTAATTTGCTT CTGCGTGAGGATGTTAAAAAGGGTGTATATGTAGAAAATCTCTCTGAATTTGAAGTTCGGACTGTGAGCGACATCGTAAATCTTCTAATTCAG GGTTCTTCAAATAGAAAAGTTGCATCTACAAATATGAACAGAGAGAGCAGTCGTTCACATAGTGTATTTACCTGTGTGATTGAAAGTAGATGGGAAAACGATTCCACGACCAACTTAAGGTTTGCTAGACTAAACTTGGTTGATCTGGCTGGATCAGAAAG GCAGAAAACTTCTGGTGCTGAGGGTGAGCGTTTAAAAGAAGCTGCTAACATTAACAAATCTTTGTCGACATTAGG TCATGTAATAATGGTTCTAGTGGATGTGGCGCAAGGGAAGCCAAGACATATTCCTTATAGGGACTCGAGGCTTACCTTCCTCCTACAG gACTCACTCGGTGGGAACTCAAAGACTATGATTATTGCAAATGTCAGCCCTTCTATCTG ctcTCAAGCTGAAACTTTAAACACTCTTAAGTTTGCCCAGAGAGCAAAAATGATCCAGAATAAT GCCGTAGTGAATGAAGATTCTTCAGGAGATGTCACCACTCTGCAACACCAAATACGACTTCTAAAG GAGGAGCTTTCTATTCTTAGACGTCAGAATGTATCGAGATCCTTATCCTTTGGTCTTCCCACTGTTGAAGATACGAGAGCAAGACAAGAGCAGGAAAGTGGTTTTCCAGGACATGTGTGTGACATGGATGTAGAAGATGACGATTTGCTGAAAACTGAATCCAAAGGCACTGTGAGAATGTCTACTAAACAG CTGAAATGTTTGGAGACAACTCTTGCTGGTGCCTTACGAAGGGAGCAGATGGCAGAAACTTGCATTAAGCAACTTGAGGCTGAAATAGAGCAATTAAATCGTTTG GCACGTCAAAGAGAAGAAGACACCAGATGTACTAAGATGATGCTCAGGTTTCGAGAAGACAAAATCAGAAGACAGGAGGCACTTGTTAATGGTTCTATTCCTGCTGAGATTTATTTGCAAGAAGAGACAAGAGCTCTATCTGAAGAGATTCAACTACTTCAAGCTAAGCTAGATAAGAATCCAGAAGTAACTCGATTTGCTTTGGAAAATATAAGACTTTTAGACCAGCTTAGAAG ATTTCAAGAATTCTACGAAGAAGGAGAGAGAGAAATACTCTTGTCTGAAGTATCCAAATTGCGAGATCAg CTACTTCAATTTCTTGACGGAAACTCCATACATCATAGTTATCAAAATTTTATCACAGAACCTGAG GAAGCCATTTACATGAACAAGAAGAATGATTCTCTTACTCTAGAG TTGGAGAAAACTGTTAATGAACTTGAGGAATGCCGGCGCAACTTAAAAGCTTGTTTGGATGAAAATGCAAAACTCAGTAG GGAGCTAGAAGATGCACAATCAATGTTGATCAATGTTAAGCCTAAGCCTTCTAATCAAGTAGATAGTGTTAAGACCACAGAG GATTCACAAGATTTAGGATCTCTCAAACTTAATAGTGCTGTTCAAAATCAAATCGAGGAGATGGAGGCAAAGCATGAATCCATTATGACTAAGAATGCAGAAGAAATTGTTAACTTGCAATTGGAATTGGATATACTAAAGATCATTTTCAAAGAAGATTCAGAGCAAAGAGTAACATGCTTAAACAAAGAACTTGAGCGTGCAAAAGAAGATTTATTTTTGACGATCAAACATCATGAAGACACAAAGACAGAACTGATGGAAGCTAAGTCTGTTATTGAAGCTATGGAGTCTCAGCAGATTTTGTCTATCAACGAAATGGAAGACCTAAGAAACACTAACAGCCGTTATATGCAGCTTTTGAGTAAATATGAAGTTGAAATTATGGCTCTTCAAGAGCATCTTGCTTTGAAGGAGCTAAAGGATGTCTCACCTACAAACTGCTCCAAGAATGATACTTCTTTGTTGCAGGAAAAGGTGACGAGAATGCAATGTTCCCTTGAAAAGGCCAAGAGACTGAACACATGGTACCAAAATGATCGTGAATTTCATGTCTCTAATGATGAAGAAATGGATCAGGTTCGCTCACAGGTAGAAGCTGAAACTGCTGAGGTGATTGTGTGCATGCAGGAAGAGTTGGCCATACTTCAGCAGCAAGTCCAGGATAGTCATTTGAAAGAAGTAGAGATGAGAAGGAATTTAATGCTTTCAGAAACTGAATTAAAGGAGGTTGATGAAAAAGTGAATCTCCTGATCAAAGATAATGGGAGTTTAAATGCAAAGCTAAAGGAGAAAGATGCAGAACTTAGAAGTTTATCTGAAGAATGGTGTTTGTTAACTACTGAGATAGAAGCAATTCTTTCAGATGGGTGTGAGTTACTCATTGATGCTTCTGATCAACTTGAACATATATCTAATTCTTTTCCTCAGAAAAGGATTTGGATATCAGAACATGTTGGTAGGATGGTAAGAACCATATCTGAAAAAGAATTATTGATTGAAGAATTGAGAAGATGTTTAGAGGATGCAAACAACAAACAAAGTGACGTAGAGAGTATGCTAAAGTCACTGAGAGGAGCAGCGATGGTTATCACTGAAGCTCACCAGCGCGAATTCAGTGAAAAAGAGAAAGACATCCTGGCCTTGACATCACTGCTGAGTGTAAAAGCATCGACCATAGATAAGCTGGAAAATAGACTGAAATTACAGGAAGATGAGCTAAAAAAAGCATCAGTTTGTGCAACAGTTGCTTTTGTCATTGTCAACAGATTAGAAGAAGTGAATCATCACAATCTTGATGAATTACAGCAAAAGAATATCCAACTTACTAAATCAGAAGAAACTAACATGAGGATGGATGCCCTCCTCTGTGAACAGGTTGTTGTGGTTGAAGAAGCAGAAAGACAGATCATGTCTTTGAAAGCAGAGCTTGTAAACTTGAGGGAAATTTCATCTGATCTAAAGCAGAAGCTTGCGGATGAGCAAAAACGTAACTATTCTATGACAGAAAAACTTAAAGATGTTgaagagaataatatattagTTGCAAAGGAAAAACTGGCTGAGCTAAAATATGGTGTTTCCTCACTCAAGTCATGCATGGGCACCCATGTGGAGCAGTATAAAAGTCTTCCAAGGAATAGTCCACAGGAAGATCGTACATCTTTCGATGGAGAAGGTGCAGGCTGG ATAGATAATGAAATATATCAAGATGATGAAGTTGAGAACGAAATCGTTGAGGACTCAGGAACCGGCATCTCCAAGTCTTCTCCTGACATAGGGAAGAAGGTATGTTTTCATTCATGTGATCAGGATAAGTTCAAGTCTTCCCCTTGTGAGGAAAAATGTGATAGGGACACTACTATTATTCTTCTGAGAAGGGAAATGGAATATGCCCTTCAAAGTTTACAAGAGGTGCAGGTTGAGATGGAAAAGCTACGTAGAGAGAATAAAGACATACTGAAGTCTGAGCAATATAGTCGCAAAAGCATGACATGTTTTACAAACCAAATAAGAAATCTACAAACAACTTTGACTGACTTTGAAGTTCAATCCAAACTGAAGATGGAAGTTTTGAATCAACGGCTAGAGGCATCTGAACAGAATGTGGTGGAAGCTGGCTCGCATTTGTATGAAACTAGAGAG TTGCTTGAATTAGAAGTTGATGATGCAAAATTGGTTGCTGCTCAGAAAGCTGCTGAAGTTGCTTGCATTCTCTCTAAATTTGAAGAAGCGCAAGATACAATGAAGGAAGCAGATATTATGATTAATGGGCTGATGATAGCAAATGAGACCATGAAGCTTGAAGTAAAAAAATTGCACAAAATAAATTGCAGGCTGACAAAAGATAAAGATATATTAGCTAATGAAGTTCAGAGCTTGCAGTCCATTAACATCATCAAAAGTCAGCAATGTGAACAACTTAGGTCTGATTTATCGGAGACAAACGCATTGGTTGTAGAACTGGAGGGTATGATTGTGGAGGTCCGGGCTTCTTTCAAAGAAAATTTCTTGCTTCTATCCTCGGACTTCGGTACTCTGAAGAGTCTACTATTTGACACTTCAAAGCTAGTGAAGACATGGCTTGATGAAATTTGGTCTGAGATAATTGGGAGGGATTGTGCGGTGTCAGTCCTTCACCTTTGCCACATGGGAATTCTATTGGAAACAGTGACGGGGCTAAATGCTGAGAATGGGCTGCTTCAACATGGCATGTGTGAATCAAATGCTGTTATTGCTGATTTGAAAGAGCACAATAGCAAGTCAATAAAAGAGcttgagatgtgtagggtgatgAAGGGAAAATTATTGTGTGACATCAAAAATGGTTTCAATCGCATTTCCAAAACAGAGGATGAAAATAAAGAGCTTAGTGCCAAGCTAACCTCTTTCGATGAGAAGATATCAGAGTTGCAGCTACAAGAGGAGTTGATGGTGCAGAGGTCTAACTACATAGGATCTCAGCTTGTTATGTTGATGGCGGAGTTGGACTTAAGTAACAAAAATTTGGCAGCATCACTTTTGGATCAAGAGAAATTATTGCAAGACAAAGAGGAGGTCTTCAAATCACAATCTGAGTCTTTTATGATGGAGTGGTGCGTGAAAGAATTCGAGTCACTTATATTGGCATCACAATTAGAGGAAATGGCTCTTCGTAAAGCTAATGCAGAAAGAGAGCATAGCCAGTGCTGTACAATTCTTGAAGATTTAAAGAGAGAAATTATTCTCTTCAAGGTAGATGCAGAACTGAAATATCAGCTCTTGAGAGATAAGGAAGTTGAGGTTGCTTGTCAATTCTCTGTCCTTGATCAGCAAAAGCAGAAAATGGAGGAGGAGCTACTACTGCTGGAATCTTCTTCACATGAACTGAAGACTGATTTCAGAAAGAAGGAAGCTGAGCTAACTAGAATGATCAGCTTTGAGAAAGAAAATGAGGTGCTGAAAATTGAGATTGAGAAATTGAATGCTGAGAAAAGCTTAGTTCTTCACAATCTTGAAGAGAAGAATTCTGATGTTGAATCATATTTAGGGCAAGTTGATGTCTTTGAGAAAGAAAATCACAGGTTACGAgatgaaattttaattttggagaCTCGTGTTGCCAATCTGGAGACAGATTTCCAGCTGAAAACTGAAGAACTTCATGAACTCCAACTATCTCATTATTCTATGACAGAAGAAAATGTTCTTTTGGAAGAAGAGCTTGTGTCTTCCAAGAGAAACAAGCATGAACTTCTCACCATGGCCAGCTCTAACATCAAGAAATGTGTTGATTTGATGGATAGCAGGTTAAATGTTCTGAACGAAGGAGGCTTTGTGAACTTGGATGAAATGCTTAAAGAAATATGTGAAACTGCAGAGAAGACAAATGAGTTTATGGAGCAGATTGAGTACCTAAAGGGCCAATGCAAAGAGCTGGAATTCGAAAATAAATCTCTTCAAACAGAGCTACTAAGGAAGGATGATGTTCTCAAAGGCTTGTTATTTGATCTGAGCTTGTTGCAGGAATCTGCATCCAATACCAAGGATCAAAAAGATGAAATGAAGGAACTAGTGGCATCACTTGAGGCTTTAGAAGATGAGCTTTTGGTGAAATCAATTGAGCTCGATGAGGCCATGGCTTCAAAAGAAATGCTTGAAGCTCAGTTGCACGAGAAAACAGATAGAATCAACACTCTTGAGTTGAGTATCTCAAGAGATTGTGAGTCTCGAGATGTTCTTCGCAGTGAAAATTTGGAACTGAAGGCTCAGCTAGAAGATGCTTTTACTGCTAAACGTTATGCCGAGGAGGATTTGACTGAGACAAAGAAGGTAAATGAGAGCTTAGAAATGGAGCTCATGGAAATGGGTAATGCTATTGACTGCTTGAATGATTCGGTAGAATCTCTGAGAAGTAATCTAGGTGAACTTGAGAGCGAGAGGGATCAACTACAGCTAGAAATGCTTGGTTTGAAAAACAAGCTTGAAGCAGAACAGGCACGGGCTGAAGAGCAAGAAGCAATTGCAAAGGAAGCACAACAG ATAGCCGAATCTAAGAACATCTATGTTGACGAAAAAGAGGCAGAAGTGAAGCTATATGAAAGGTCTATTGAAGAGCTAGAGTATACTATAAATGTACTGGAAAACAAG GTTGCTATTGTTAAGGAAGAAGCTGAAAGACAGCGGTTGCAGAGAGAAGAGCTGGAATTGGAACTTCATGCAGTAAAACAACAAACACGAAATGTTGAAAATGCTGATGCTGACATGAGAAG TTACTTACATGAAAAAGAGAAAAGTCTTCAAGAAGCAGTTGCGCAAATACAGATTCTTGAGAAGGATATAGTTGAGAAGGACTCAGAG ATTGCCCAATTCAAGGCCCATATCTCTGAGCTAAACTTGCATGCTGAAGCACAGGCTAGTGAGTACAAACAAAAG TTCAAAGCGTTGGAAGCCATGGCTGAACAAGTCAGACCCGAAGGTAGCAGCTTTCTTCATGCCCTGACTTCTTCACCGAAAAAGGCTGAGAAGTTTGTTGCAAAGCCGAGGGGATCTGGTTCTCCTTTTAAATGCATTGGCTTAGGCATGGTGCAACAAATAAAATCAGAGAGGGATGAGGATCTTACTGCGGCAAGGCTGCGAATTGAAGAGCTTGAATCCCTTGTGGCAAGCCGTCAAAAAGAG ATATTTACTCTAAACACCAAATTGGCAGCTGCTGAAAGTATGACCCACGATGTGATTCGGGACTTACTGGGAGTCAAGTTGGACATGACTACTTACGTG TCACTACTAGACAATCAGCAAGTTCAGAAAATTACTGAGAAGGCTCGATTTCATGATATAGAATCCCAAGAT GATCAGGAGGTTGTTAAGCTGAAAAAACAGCTAACTGAATTCATCAAAGAGAGACAAGG ATGGCTAGAGGAGATTGATCGAAAACAGGCTGAAGTAGTAGCTGCACAAGTTGCCTTAGAGAAGCTTCGACAGCGTGATCAATTACTTAAAGCTGAGAATGAGATGTTAAAG ATGGAGAATGTAAATCACAAGAAGAAAGTGATGGAACTTGAAggagaaataaataaattgtcTGGCCAGCAAAACCTCCATCAACGAATTCATCATCATACTAAAATCAAG GAAGAAAACAACACGCTCAAGACTCAGAATGCTGACCTTAGCACCAAGCTGAGGCGGACAGAAGTCCTTCTTTCTCGTGTGAAGGATGAACTTGCTTGCTTCCGTGCATCCAATGGGAGGAATCCATACATAGATTTTGATGAAGAGAAACGGTTGAGTTCAAAATTAAAG GAAACAGAGGAGGAAAAACTGCAATTAGCACATAAGTTATTGGCTCTGTGTACCAGTATCTTAAAG GCAGCTGGAATTACAAAGCCTGTAAATGAGATTAACCCTTCTCTTGCTGAAGAAGTTCTTGAGCAGTTAAAGAATAAAATTGCCTCTATGGATAGAGAAGTGCAAGATTTGAAATACAAG AGTAAGATTACATGTGAAAGAGCTCGATTGTGTGAGCTCTTGCCACAATCTTCACCAATTAATTCTAGAGCAGATGAGGAGAAACGTCCAACCCCCAAAAAGGTGTCCCATGCTCCATACTTTAATTCTGATATAGATCGTTGA